From the genome of Cellvibrio japonicus Ueda107, one region includes:
- a CDS encoding pectate lyase produces the protein MKECSIPSSGTGVSSSSVSSSSSSKSSSSTSSTSTGGSAECKAGATIENKTVDCGGKTIGLSCPGDAEGQPPVITLKNATIKNVRIAASGGADGIHCTSGSCRAENVVWEDICEDAASLISSGTKFTISGGSAYNNTSNSPGGKPDKIFQHNSKNSTFEVINGFTAKGVNGKLWRSCGNCSSNGGPRNLVVNNVTVDGTIGSIAGVNRNFGDKATIRNLKIKGYKSGSPKVCEEFKGVQKGSESTKYGEYWNTANCDVSKSDVTAF, from the coding sequence GTGAAAGAATGTTCCATTCCTTCCAGTGGTACGGGTGTATCCTCCAGTAGTGTTTCTTCGTCAAGTTCTTCGAAGTCCAGTTCATCGACTTCCAGCACTTCGACAGGCGGCAGTGCGGAGTGTAAAGCTGGTGCAACTATTGAGAACAAAACCGTCGACTGTGGTGGCAAGACAATCGGTCTGTCGTGCCCTGGTGACGCGGAAGGTCAACCGCCTGTCATTACCCTGAAAAATGCGACCATTAAAAATGTGCGTATTGCAGCCAGTGGTGGTGCAGACGGTATTCACTGTACGAGCGGTAGCTGTCGTGCAGAGAATGTGGTCTGGGAGGATATCTGTGAAGATGCAGCCTCTTTGATCAGCAGCGGTACAAAATTTACCATTTCCGGTGGTTCTGCGTATAACAATACCAGCAACTCACCTGGTGGCAAACCAGATAAGATTTTCCAACACAATTCCAAAAACAGTACCTTTGAAGTAATCAACGGGTTTACTGCCAAGGGTGTGAACGGAAAATTGTGGCGTTCTTGCGGCAACTGCTCAAGCAACGGCGGTCCACGCAACCTGGTTGTTAACAACGTAACCGTCGATGGAACGATTGGCAGTATTGCCGGTGTAAACCGTAACTTTGGCGATAAAGCCACGATTCGCAACCTGAAAATCAAGGGTTACAAATCCGGCTCTCCCAAGGTGTGCGAGGAGTTCAAGGGTGTACAAAAAGGAAGTGAATCTACCAAGTACGGTGAATACTGGAACACCGCCAATTGCGATGTTAGCAAATCTGATGTAACGGCTTTCTGA
- a CDS encoding sialidase family protein: MGFSRFFYVYLPGFSRVFLVALVGTSLLGGCSKRDTHTPITEQPPTIKLAPVVDQQRFHTTYLAHVTTETNSLITGTDGSILLHNQAEGYWRALPTAGLTSSIFAIAATDDGQQMMAVGEDGLIIMSNNAGIDWEQLAAPTTAHLRTLVFDPLRQAWWIGGDQGTLLKTPRDLSRWQAESWPQGKSITQLSYHPAQQRLTASGDEGLIALLNTDSHFWQQQNIPASTRITQHAVNDQNTTIALTTEGNVLRKNAGSISSAWQMVTLSPNTYLSGSVYDAFHRTWIVFDSEGHIYLSDDQGEHWAAVAGVDTYLNRGIYLAHIHRLLLVGDRGLVALSDDGGRTWSQQWLSDQAIEGIVALNPQTLLAYGNKGLLLESLDAGKHWHLLQTPIDPFIHEVIAINPDKQRWLAVGAKGLMLVSDDQGKSWQRQESATHQDDYLFTVIQEPTTHTLLSAGPPGTLLRSTDAGHHWERQLNLDNAGEGYFHQLLSNRRGTLVALAGPGKTLYSEDDGLNWQAAQIIGEQHLYAGVYVDKAEVFIAVGQSGAIQRSHDGKVWEAITSNAGQDLYSLLADGNHIWIGGNRGTLLHSIDAGQHWTLVDTGTTKTLQYLTQTPKGSLIATGSQGLVLISRDAGKHWQHIEPPTATNLRRIYHRPNGDLWVASRAGEIFRSQDDGQHWQALPALTSASIKGLLIDESSQTLIGYGEALVRIPLP; the protein is encoded by the coding sequence ATGGGTTTTTCTCGATTTTTTTACGTTTATCTACCCGGTTTTTCGCGGGTTTTTCTCGTCGCGTTGGTGGGTACATCATTACTGGGTGGCTGCAGTAAACGCGATACCCACACACCGATTACCGAACAGCCGCCGACAATCAAGCTTGCACCTGTAGTAGACCAGCAGCGCTTCCATACGACCTATCTCGCCCATGTAACAACTGAAACAAATAGCCTGATAACCGGTACGGATGGCAGCATACTGTTACATAACCAGGCTGAAGGTTATTGGCGCGCCCTGCCCACGGCAGGCCTGACATCGAGTATTTTTGCAATAGCGGCTACGGATGATGGCCAGCAGATGATGGCGGTTGGCGAGGACGGGTTGATCATTATGTCCAACAACGCTGGCATTGATTGGGAACAACTGGCCGCTCCCACCACAGCGCATTTACGCACACTGGTTTTTGATCCGCTCAGGCAGGCCTGGTGGATCGGGGGGGATCAGGGTACCCTGCTAAAAACCCCGCGCGATCTTAGCCGTTGGCAAGCGGAGTCCTGGCCACAGGGAAAAAGTATTACCCAACTCAGTTATCATCCGGCGCAACAGCGATTAACCGCCAGCGGGGATGAAGGATTGATTGCCCTGCTCAATACCGATTCGCATTTCTGGCAACAGCAAAATATTCCTGCCAGCACCCGGATTACACAACACGCCGTTAATGACCAAAACACCACCATTGCCCTGACGACTGAAGGTAATGTCTTACGCAAAAATGCTGGCAGCATATCTTCCGCTTGGCAGATGGTCACCTTATCCCCCAATACCTATTTAAGTGGCAGTGTTTATGATGCTTTCCATCGCACCTGGATTGTGTTTGATAGCGAGGGGCACATTTACCTGAGCGATGACCAGGGCGAACACTGGGCAGCCGTTGCCGGGGTTGATACTTACCTCAATCGGGGTATTTACCTTGCACACATCCATCGGCTTTTACTCGTTGGGGACCGGGGCCTTGTTGCACTGTCGGATGATGGTGGCCGCACCTGGAGCCAACAATGGTTAAGCGATCAGGCTATCGAAGGTATTGTTGCACTCAATCCGCAAACATTACTCGCCTACGGCAATAAGGGGCTGTTGCTCGAATCCCTGGATGCAGGGAAACACTGGCATTTACTGCAGACACCTATAGACCCTTTTATCCACGAAGTGATTGCCATTAATCCCGATAAGCAGCGCTGGTTGGCGGTAGGCGCAAAAGGCTTGATGCTGGTTTCGGATGACCAGGGTAAAAGCTGGCAGCGACAGGAGAGTGCAACCCACCAGGATGATTACCTGTTCACGGTTATCCAGGAGCCCACAACCCATACGCTACTCAGCGCAGGGCCACCGGGCACCTTGTTGCGCTCAACCGATGCGGGCCATCACTGGGAGCGACAACTGAACCTGGACAACGCTGGTGAAGGCTATTTCCATCAACTGCTCAGCAATCGCAGGGGAACACTGGTCGCCCTCGCCGGCCCCGGTAAAACCCTCTACTCCGAAGACGATGGCCTCAACTGGCAAGCCGCACAAATAATCGGCGAACAACATTTGTACGCAGGCGTCTACGTCGACAAGGCCGAGGTATTTATTGCGGTTGGGCAATCCGGCGCTATCCAGCGCTCACACGATGGGAAAGTCTGGGAAGCCATTACTTCCAACGCCGGGCAGGACTTATACAGCCTGCTAGCCGATGGCAATCATATTTGGATTGGCGGCAATCGCGGCACGCTGCTTCACTCCATAGATGCTGGACAGCACTGGACGCTGGTGGACACAGGTACGACCAAAACACTGCAATACCTGACACAAACCCCCAAGGGCAGTTTAATCGCGACAGGTTCCCAGGGGTTAGTGCTCATCTCCCGAGATGCCGGCAAACACTGGCAACACATAGAGCCGCCCACAGCGACCAACCTGCGTCGGATTTACCATCGCCCCAATGGCGATTTATGGGTTGCCAGTCGCGCCGGGGAAATTTTCCGGTCGCAGGACGATGGCCAACACTGGCAGGCCTTACCTGCACTCACTAGCGCATCCATTAAAGGATTATTGATCGATGAATCCAGTCAAACCCTGATAGGTTACGGTGAAGCCCTGGTACGTATTCCCCTTCCTTAA
- a CDS encoding rhamnogalacturonan acetylesterase, translating into MQGYAIEQQPLANGLVQIRDANGQVQTTTTRADGFYRISTTHLTAPLLLSVSAQGNAEDCHRNDQLRPICLASVVMKLEQTTYGNINPLTDRVASDIAVTLGHIGPQQWVNQQGAVSIPASVHQQALENLHSGFADALTQIGIDTTSFDAARFPMERNSQLADLLSLLHHNRNYDNNTGKTGHATLSDFSFRPIVGLSATGAYERFDIVRARAERNALAKARTRIFIVGDSTSAVYEQLRFPRMGWGQVFEQEFTANSGIKVVTGSRAGRSSRDFYNGRWFAQMESLIQPGDYVFINHGHNDQNCDSNKPVRGMADVRNLCTYPNSDKGDPQFPANQPELSFQYSLERYIEIARSKGAIPVMFTPTARIKNARGEQTTPVVHTHLIRAASGKHYLFTGDYTQTIKDVARKHQLPLIDLEARSIEFANRVGNPGWKDYWLVVDPAINPFYANNVSGSPQAPDGTHFQQRGAEAMAKLVAEEIRKQPALTALAKHVKGDR; encoded by the coding sequence ATGCAAGGCTATGCCATAGAACAGCAACCATTAGCTAATGGCCTGGTGCAGATCCGTGATGCCAATGGGCAGGTGCAGACCACAACCACACGTGCAGATGGTTTTTACCGGATTTCAACCACCCATTTAACCGCGCCATTGCTGCTGAGCGTGAGCGCACAGGGTAACGCGGAAGATTGCCACCGCAACGATCAGCTGCGCCCTATTTGCCTGGCCAGTGTCGTGATGAAACTGGAACAGACAACCTATGGCAACATCAATCCGCTGACAGATCGTGTCGCGTCGGATATTGCCGTAACACTGGGCCATATCGGACCACAGCAATGGGTTAACCAACAGGGTGCGGTAAGCATTCCCGCCAGTGTGCATCAACAGGCCCTGGAAAATTTACATTCCGGTTTTGCAGATGCGCTGACACAGATAGGAATCGATACGACCAGCTTTGATGCCGCCCGTTTTCCAATGGAGCGCAACTCACAGCTTGCAGACTTGCTGTCACTGCTGCACCACAACCGCAATTACGACAACAACACCGGCAAAACCGGCCATGCAACCCTCAGCGATTTCAGCTTTCGCCCTATTGTGGGCCTGAGTGCAACAGGTGCCTATGAGCGCTTTGATATTGTGCGCGCACGCGCTGAACGGAATGCACTTGCCAAGGCCCGTACCCGTATTTTTATCGTCGGTGACTCCACCTCGGCGGTTTATGAACAATTGCGTTTTCCGCGCATGGGCTGGGGCCAGGTCTTTGAGCAGGAATTTACTGCAAACAGTGGTATCAAGGTGGTGACAGGCTCACGCGCCGGACGCAGTTCGCGCGATTTTTATAACGGCCGCTGGTTTGCCCAAATGGAATCGCTGATCCAGCCGGGCGATTATGTGTTTATCAACCATGGCCACAATGACCAGAACTGTGATAGCAATAAACCCGTTCGCGGTATGGCTGATGTCAGGAACCTCTGCACCTATCCCAACAGCGATAAGGGCGACCCCCAGTTCCCTGCCAACCAGCCCGAATTAAGCTTTCAATATTCGCTTGAACGCTACATCGAGATTGCGCGCAGCAAGGGTGCCATTCCGGTGATGTTTACCCCCACGGCACGTATCAAAAATGCCCGGGGCGAACAAACAACACCCGTGGTTCATACGCACCTTATCCGCGCTGCCTCAGGTAAACACTATCTGTTCACTGGCGATTACACCCAAACGATCAAAGACGTTGCCAGGAAACACCAACTGCCCTTAATCGACCTGGAGGCAAGGAGTATTGAATTTGCAAATCGTGTCGGCAATCCGGGTTGGAAGGATTATTGGTTGGTCGTGGACCCCGCGATCAATCCCTTCTATGCCAACAACGT